Proteins encoded by one window of Arachis hypogaea cultivar Tifrunner chromosome 1, arahy.Tifrunner.gnm2.J5K5, whole genome shotgun sequence:
- the LOC112796337 gene encoding tetrahydroanabasine acetyltransferase-like, which produces MAPLIVEMKDVVFIKPSKSTPSSILSLSTLDHRPDLNMLYHIIQVYKSQKHYAYPNDQIDPNPINVIKEALSKALFYYYPLAGKIVKHDDGKFRIHCNSNDRGVPFIEAIANCNLSSLNYLDGGSSDDMEISKQLAFQLPSLGDENGHQYPSRFKVTKFLCGGFTIGIGVSHVLCDGFGLSQFLHALIELARGRSEPSIKPVWERERLMGSINEMPLPSPINNASAAVSPHLPVTTLVHECFKVDGESIRRLKMRLIKEYTSHNNIKTMKEIFTNFESLTAYIWRSRAKALKLNHDGKTLLGIVVGARRHLDPPLPEGYYGNAIVDANVVLSVKELMEKPLSQVVKHIKEIKKVAFTRNYITDSINTLVTKEQDFNVEGIGAYFNVTDWKHLGFLENMDFGGNVLVNLLPAPCNMFAMVDLCIFAPPSKLDSSMKDGGVRIFVSLPNDAMPKFREEMEALILLNNI; this is translated from the coding sequence ATGGCACCTCTCATTGTTGAAATGAAGGACGTTGTATTTATCAAACCATCTAAGTCTACACCTTCCTCTATTCTCTCTCTATCTACACTTGATCATAGACCTGACCTTAATATGCTATACCATATCATTCAagtttacaaatcacaaaaacatTATGCTTACCCAAATGACCAAATTGACCCTAACCCTATTAATGTGATAAAAGAAGCACTCTCAAAGGCCTTGTTCTATTACTACCCTCTTGCCGGTAAGATAGTCAAACATGATGATGGGAAGTTTAGAATCCATTGCAATTCCAATGATAGAGGAGTTCCATTTATAGAAGCAATTGCTAATTGCAATCTCTCTTCTCTTAATTACCTTGATGGTGGTAGTAGTGATGACATGGAAATTTCAAAACAATTGGCCTTTCAGCTTCCTTCACTAGGTGATGAAAATGGCCACCAATACCCTTCAAGGTTCAAGGTGACCAAGTTTCTATGTGGGGGATTCACAATTGGGATTGGGGTCTCACATGTTTTATGTGATGGATTTGGATTATCTCAATTTCTTCATGCCTTAATCGAGTTAGCAAGAGGAAGAAGCGAGCCATCAATAAAACCTGTTTGGGAGAGGGAGAGGCTGATGGGGTCAATTAACGAAATGCCCTTGCCGAGTCCGATAAATAATGCCTCGGCCGCGGTTTCACCACATCTTCCGGTCACGACACTCGTGCATGAATGCTTTAAGGTGGATGGAGAGAGTATAAGAAGACTCAAAATGAGATTGATCAAAGAATATACTAGTCACAATAATATTAAGACTATGAAAGAAATTTTCACAAATTTTGAATCACTCACTGCTTATATTTGGAGGTCAAGGGCTAAAGCCTTGAAACTAAACCATGATGGAAAAACTTTGCTAGGTATAGTAGTTGGGGCGAGAAGACATTTGGATCCACCTTTGCCTGAAGGGTATTATGGGAATGCAATTGTGGATGCAAATGTTGTCCTTTCAGTTAAAGAACTCATGGAGAAACCACTCTCACAAGTTGTGAAGCACATCAAAGAGATCAAGAAAGTTGCTTTTACTAGAAACTATATCACGGATTCAATTAACACTTTGGTGACAAAAGAACAAGATTTTAATGTGGAAGGTATCGGTGCATATTTTAATGTGACCGATTGGAAACATTTGGGTTTCTTGGAAAACATGGATTTTGGGGGGAATGTTCTTGTGAATTTATTACCAGCACCATGCAACATGTTTGCCATGGTGGATTTGTGCATTTTTGCACCTCCTAGCAAGTTGGATTCATCAATGAAAGATGGAGGAGTTAGGATTTTTGTGTCTCTTCCTAATGATGCCATGCCCAAGTTCAGAGAGGAGATGGAAGCTCTTATACTTCTTAATAATATTTGA
- the LOC112793458 gene encoding tetrahydroanabasine acetyltransferase: MAPLIVDMKDVVFIKPSKSTPSSILSLSTLDHRPDLNMLCHIIQVYKSQKHDAYPNDQIDPNLINVIKKSLSMALFYYYPLAGKIVKHDDGKFRVHCNSNDSVPFIEAIANCNLSSLHYLDGIDDMEVAKQLAFELPSQDDESGHHYPLGFKVTKFLCGGFTIGIGVSHVVCDGFGVSQFLHAIIELARGRSEPSIKPVWERERLMGSITEMPLPSPMDDASAAVSPYLPTTTLVHECFKVDGESIRRLKMRLIKEFTNHNNIKTMKEIFTNFESLTAYIWRSRARALKLNHDGKTMLGILVGARRHLDPPLPEGYYGNAIVDANVVLSVKELMEKPLSQVVKHIKEIKKVAFTRNYITDSINTLVTKEQDFNVEGIGAYFNVTDWKHLGFLENMDFGGNVLMNSLPAPCNMFAAVDLCIFAPPSKLDSSMKDEGVRVFVSLPNAAMPKFREEMEALSLLNSI; the protein is encoded by the coding sequence ATGGCACCTCTCATTGTGGATATGAAAGATGTTGTATTTATCAAACCATCTAAGTCTACaccttcctctattctttctctATCTACACTTGATCATAGACCTGACCTTAATATGTTATGCCATATCATTCAagtttacaaatcacaaaaacatGATGCTTACCCGAATGACCAAATTGACCCTAACCTTATTAATGTGATCAAAAAATCACTCTCAATGGCCTTGTTCTATTACTACCCTCTTGCTGGGAAGATAGTCAAACATGATGATGGGAAGTTTAGAGTTCATTGCAATTCCAATGATAGTGTTCCATTTATAGAAGCAATTGCTAATTGCAATCTTTCTTCTCTTCATTACCTTGATGGTATTGATGACATGGAAGTTGCAAAACAATTGGCCTTTGAGCTTCCTTCACAAGATGATGAAAGTGGACATCATTACCCTTTAGGGTTCAAGGTGACCAAATTTCTATGTGGAGGATTCACAATTGGAATTGGGGTCTCACATGTTGTATGTGATGGATTTGGAGTCTCTCAATTTCTTCATGCCATAATTGAGTTAGCAAGAGGAAGAAGTGAGCCATCAATAAAGCCTGTTTGGGAAAGGGAGAGGTTGATGGGGTCAATTACCGAAATGCCCTTGCCGAGTCCTATGGATGATGCCTCGGCCGCCGTTTCACCATATCTTCCGACCACAACACTCGTGCATGAATGCTTTAAGGTGGATGGAGAGAGTATAAGAAGACTCAAAATGAGATTGATAAAAGAATTTACTAATCACAATAATATTAAGACTATGAAAGAAATTTTCACAAATTTTGAGTCACTCACTGCTTATATTTGGAGGTCAAGGGCTAGAGCCTTGAAACTAAACCATGATGGGAAAACTATGCTAGGCATATTAGTTGGGGCGAGAAGACATTTGGATCCACCTTTGCCTGAAGGGTATTATGGGAATGCAATTGTGGATGCAAATGTTGTCCTTTCAGTTAAAGAACTCATGGAGAAACCTCTCTCACAAGTTGTGAAGCACATCAAAGAGATCAAGAAAGTTGCTTTTACTAGAAACTATATCACGGATTCAATCAACACTTTGGTGACAAAAGAACAAGATTTTAATGTGGAAGGTATTGGTGCATATTTTAATGTGACCGATTGGAAACATTTGGGTTTCTTGGAAAACATGGATTTTGGAGGGAATGTTCTAATGAATTCGTTACCAGCACCATGCAACATGTTTGCCGCGGTGGATTTGTGCATTTTTGCACCTCCTAGTAAGTTGGATTCATCAATGAAAGATGAAGGAGTTAGGGTTTTTGTGTCTCTCCCTAATGCTGCCATGCCCAAATTCAGGGAGGAGATGGAAGCTCTTAGTCTTCTTAATAGCATTTGA
- the LOC112695900 gene encoding tetrahydroanabasine acetyltransferase yields MAPLNIHIKDVVFVTPSKATPSSILSLSTLDNIPDHNSLCQTIHVYKSSQNHGAYTNDQIDPNPINVIKEALSKALFYYYPLAGRLVKHVDGKFRVHCNPNIGVPFVEAIANCNLSSLHYLDGSDTQVAKLFAFDLPSQDEESVKQYPLGFKVTKFFCGGFVLGMAVSHVVIDGCGASQFLRAIIEFASGRNEASVKPVWERERLIGSFTNTPLPSPMDGPSVASSPYLPSKKALVHECFKVDDENIRRLKMSLIKEFDNNIIETTKENIIITSFESLAAYVWRSRVRALKLSYDGKTMLSVIVGIRRHLLDPPLPEGYYGNAIVDANVVLKVKELNEKPLSQVVKHIKESKKVAFTKEYIRNSINTFESTVEDFDVEGSGAFMSLTDWKHLGFLEKLDFRGNVLVNALPAPCNMFGSVGLCIFAPLSNIDSSMKGGVRVFVSLPNDAMPKFREEMEALRFIN; encoded by the coding sequence ATGGCACCTCTTAATATTCATATTAAAGATGTAGTATTTGTCACACCATCTAAGGCCACTCCTtcctcaattctttctctatcaaCACTTGATAACATTCCTGACCACAATAGCCTATGTCAAACCATTCATGTTTACAAATCATCACAAAATCATGGTGCTTACACAAATGACCAAATTGACCCTAACCCTATTAATGTGATCAAGGAAGCACTCTCAAAGGCTTTGTTCTATTACTACCCTCTTGCTGGTAGGCTTGTGAAACATGTTGATGGGAAGTTTAGAGTTCATTGCAATCCCAACATTGGAGTTCCATTTGTGGAGGCAATTGCTAATTGCAATCTTTCTTCTCTTCATTACCTTGATGGTAGTGATACACAAGTTGCAAAACTCTTTGCCTTTGATCTTCCTTCACAAGATGAAGAAAGTGTGAAACAATATCCTTTAGGGTTCAAGGTGACAAAATTCTTTTGCGGCGGATTTGTCCTTGGCATGGCAGTTTCACATGTTGTCATAGATGGATGTGGAGCATCTCAATTCTTAAGAGCTATAATTGAATTTGCAAGTGGAAGAAATGAGGCTTCAGTAAAGCCTGTTTGGGAAAGAGAAAGGCTAATTGGGTCATTTACAAACACTCCATTGCCAAGTCCCATGGATGGTCCCTCGGTCGCGAGTTCACCATATCTTCCCTCCAAAAAAGCACTTGTGCATGAATGTTTTAAGGTGGATGATGAGAACATAAGAAGACTCAAGATGAGTTTGATCAAAGAATTTGACAACAATATTATTGAAACCACAAAAGAAAACATCATCATCACAAGTTTTGAATCACTAGCTGCTTATGTTTGGAGATCAAGAGTTAGAGCCCTAAAACTTAGCTATGATGGGAAAACAATGCTTAGTGTGATAGTGGGAATTAGAAGGCACTTGCTAGATCCTCCTTTGCCAGAAGGGTATTATGGGAATGCAATTGTGGATGCAAATGTGGTGCTAAAGGTGAAGGAACTCAATGAGAAGCCACTCTCACAAGTTGTGAAGCACATCAAAGAGAGCAAGAAGGTTGCTTTTACAAAGGAATATATTAGAAACTCAATTAACACTTTTGAGTCAACGGTTGAGGATTTTGATGTGGAAGGTAGTGGTGCATTCATGAGTTTGACTGATTGGAAACATTTAGGGTTCTTGGAAAAATTGGATTTTAGAGGGAATGTGTTGGTGAATGCACTACCTGCTCCATGCAACATGTTTGGGTCAGTTGGATTGTGCATTTTTGCACCTCTTAGTAACATTGATTCATCAATGAAAGGAGGAGTTAGGGTTTTTGTGTCACTCCCCAATGATGCCATGCCCAAGTTTAGGGAGGAGATGGAAGCACTTaggtttattaattaa